In Heteronotia binoei isolate CCM8104 ecotype False Entrance Well chromosome 21, APGP_CSIRO_Hbin_v1, whole genome shotgun sequence, the DNA window agttcatgagggcacccatgtatttctccttcatttccttcttgagttTTCCGGCACctgttttttccagaaaaaaaagccctagattttccagaaaaaaaagctagGGTGGTTTTCAAACAGGATGCTTTCATTTTGGATGGAAATAAAAGACACATTCCATTTAAAGATTCTGGCTTTGTGACACACTATTTAAGAGTTATCAAGGCCTAACACCAAGTCACAAAAATGATGCACATATACTAGGAAGGAAACCAAAATGATACAGATATTGCAAAAACTGCAGTGGTGCAGATATACAtcttgtaacgtactcgaagcggagacgagagtagggcaacatggtttattaggagcacgttgcaagagagggaacacgcgggccgggtcccgcttatgtacaatcccgggtacagcctactgggttggttgggccaatccagccccgttgaacttcccgccacagctggagataggcggggacagttgcccccccccgtcgggtcgcatgacatttcttgatacactacacccctccccccctggttaatgtacaaagtcctgtaagtatgcggggggccggcgctcccgagtggaccgtctggggggtcccggtggcggcggcgcggccgccgaggatggtgcctcggtaggtcctggagtggacgggggcggcccgtccggttccgcggatccctcggtttcggtcggttccggtacctccggcgcccgcatcacggatgttgggatcgcgtcatctaggcggtctccgttaggctcctcgctggatatagcctcgtccgtgtccgtgggggcctccggaagggtgcggcgcctcaactgatcaatgtgccgccgtagtacctggcccccctccgttgatatgtcgtagtggcgggacccggttaccctcagtacccgccccaccacccaatcggggccccttgcatagtttcgggcgaaaactgggtcgcccgcgaagaagccccgggcggcgtctcggacttcggggctcccgcgggtgtctgaagcccggtcgggatgcagccggtccagccgggttatgagtttgcgtcccatgaggagctcagccgggctgactcctgtgaccgggttaggggtgatccgattatcgaagaggaacgcggccagcctgtggtcccagtccccctgtacaattcggccgagggcctcctttgttgtgcggaccatccgctccgcctggccgttggtggccggatggaagggagccgaccttatgtgcctgattaggtatctttgcaggaacgcctggaagtcggctgaggtgaaggcggccccgttatcagagactatggtgtccgggatgccatgtgtgcataggaccctgcgcagagctctgatcgcggctgtggacgaggtggaccctacggggatgacctccagccatttggtgtaggagtccactattatgatgaaggtctgcccctggaatgggcccgcaaagtcgatatggagtctcgaccatggtttccgggtggactcccacctagtgacgggggcgctgggcggctcgggccgggattcctggcaggtctggcacccgcggacccagccctcgatctccccgtccattcccggccaccagacgtagctcctggccagagccttcattcgcactatgccgggatgagtctcgtgtagggattctagaacacgcttttggagcggaggtggaatcactaccctactgccccaaagtatgcagcccttgtgtgcggctaattcctccctcctcgccttgtaaggcttgaattcttcccccatgtttccctctggccaccccctcaccacccagtcgagcacccgtgccagtgtcttgtgtttctgggtggccttggccacctccgttgcgtggaggggcggctctgggaggctctctatcatcatgacctggtgtgcgggtgcggggtccggacccgtctccggaagcggcaaacggctaagcgcatccgcgtgtcccatagccttgccggccctatgaaccagtgtgtacgtgtatgagttgaggaattggttccacctcaacacgcgctgtgagagtatttggggggtttgtcggtctggggccagtagacctaagaggggcttgtggtccgtggcaatggtgaaccttctcccatatagatactcgtggaactttcggacccctgccacgattgccagggcctctttatctatctgcgcgtagttgcgctcggctgaagtgagcgtgcgggagtaatatgcgaccggtacctccctcccgtccggaagctggtgccccaggactgctcccaccccatacggcgacgcatcgcaggccaggatgacggggagggcctcgtcaaaatggtggagcaccgcattggacaccaggacgtccttgaccgcctgaaacgccgcggcctgtcgtttgccccaaacccaaggggcttttttgtccagcagccggtgaaggggctccgccagggctgccttgtgggggaggaaggagtggtaaaagttgagcactcccaagaagctttggagctccgctttacaagtgggagccggggcttgcacgatggctcgggtcttttcttccgtggggtggattcctgctgcgtcaacggcgaaccccagaaactctacccgtggaacccccagcaagcatttctctctcttgaccctgagccccgctgcctggaaccggcggagcacctctcgaaggcggttgccgaattcctcggggtccggggcggcgactaaaacgtcgtcgaaaaacggctggactcctgggatccctttaaggagagcgtccattaggctctggaaaatccccggagcgacgctaaccccaaactgaagcctctttacccggaaagcccccctgtgggtcacgatcgtttgggcctccgccgtcttattgtctactgggagctgctggtaggcctgggccaggtctagcttcccaaatatcctagcccccgctagggcggccaggacatggctcaccaccggcactggataggggttgtcctgtagtgccttgtttatggtgcatttataatcggcacagatccgcacctccccgtttggcttgatgggggtaacgatgggggtttcccaggtggcgtagtccaccggctccaggacgccttgtgccgtgaggcggtctaactctgcctcgatcttaggtttcaaggcgaacggaaccctcctggccttgagccgaattggtctgaccgtggggtctaggggcagggagatgggcggcccccggtagctccctagggacccatcgaatacctcggggaattccttgcaaatctccccgaacccccggggcgttatggtctggcccaccccctccacgcggattcccaagggtttgaaccaggctagacctagcagggtggccagctggcgcttaaccaccaggatgtccagcgggccgtggaaggacccccgctcgacttgtacccgcgcccaccccgcaatttgcaccgggttcttctggaagtcccggagtatgaagtctgccggccgaagttgcagccgctggcggggacacagttctcttagggtttcttccgcaataagggaaatggaggaccctgagtccacctccatttggcaggggttcccctctataaggaccgccactttgattttatcgggggaatcgtggggcaagttcagtacctgtagggacgtggagtctaccgcgtgggactccgcggactcgtggtacgtggtcggcttcctgcggttgggcttggctcggcaagccctggcaatgtggccggtctttccgcagctcctgcagtcccaggtccggtattggcagtctctccgctcgtgggggccgccgcagctggcgcacttggtggccggggctctctccgacgctggtggtcggtcggtcgctcgggggcgttgggtcgctctgttgggtggcccggctgggcggcgtagctgatgggcttcctcctcctcggggccgtcttggtccagctctccgtggtgggcagcttccatcttggcccggggaaacgttcgtgcggttcgttcccatgccaccgcttcactgaaggcggcctggagagtaagctcttctttggcgaagagcttctgctggagcctctcgtcgcggaggccccacgtgaatctgtccgccagggcttcctccagttgggggaggttgcagttcccggcgagtttacggagggccgccaggtagtctgcggcggactcgcccgcgatctggtcccgtttgtggaacaggaacctgcgagccacccgcgaaggctgtggtgagaagtgtcccgtgaggagtcggatgatctcgtcgtaggatttctctgccagacgggcgggtgccgagagacccttggcgatctcgaacgtggcaggcccgcagacgctcatgagaacgtccctcttcgctccggcgtcagtgatcttgttggcccggaggtagaactcgacccgctccgcgtaggactcccatccctctggattggttgggtcgaagggctcgaggtagccggtgattccgctttggttggccatgatggcggcgacagtcgcttgttgcccagatctccgtcgtagccgctgcggctagaatcccaccttcgtcgccagtgtaacgtactcgaagcggagacgagagtagggcaacatggtttattaggagcacgttgcaagagagggaacacgcgggccgggtcccgcttatgtacaatcccgggtacagcctactgggttggttgggccaatccagccccgttgaacttcccgccacagctggagataggcggggacagttgccccccccgtcgggtcgcatgacatttcttgatacactacacatCTATCCAAGAATACATTAATGAAACAATGTAAGCCTTCAGAATAACTGGGCTACagactatcagtgcaatcctatgcagagttacactcATTTaagttcactgaagtcaatggtcttagaagggtataactttgttAGGATGACAGTGTCCAAGTATGAAGATGCCTATTGTAACTTTTTATTAGCAGGAGGAAGCATTTATTTAATGGAAGAATAGAGTACAAAAGACCAAGTTTTAGCCCATGTTCTTGAAACAGTGCAACACTATCACACTACTCTCTAAGCCCCCGTATGCAATATGTTTTCAAAATGTAGACCATGTTGCAGAGGAGGTGACCTCCCCAAGGGAAAGTGACCCAGGAGCCCACCCCAAGTGCTACAACTCTGACACATTGGACAAAAGAAAATAGCCTCTAGGTTCCTCTTCCCCATTTtgaattaaaaataattttactaTTAGCCACACCTACAGGGGAAATAAAAATACCAACCAATCCCTGAAGAGCCTCAAGGGACCATTGACAGGGCCCTGTTTTGGATGCTAAACAGTTACTTTAACTCCAGCCAGCTGGTGCCTGTGAATGCTGCAATTTAACCCAAAATGAAAGCAGGTATCTTGAGCCCCACAGGGAAGCAAGGCATTATGCCAGTCCAAACTTCTCCTTTGTCTTTATGTTCTAACTCAGTCAAGTTCCCTCCACACCTAGCCAGCCTTTCAACAGTAGCCCAATAAAAAAACCTGGAGTTTTCCAGCCTAGCCCTGGTTGACTGCTAGAAATTCTGGCTTATGTGACAAATATTTGTGATAAAGAGTATCATTCTtcagttttaaaaatgcatcagAAAAGATAGGAGGAACCCTAAGTTCTCCTTAGCAACTCTGTTTGTTATTTTTGTAATATTAGAGATGACATGATCTTTGTCAGCTTGTTATTTGAAacagatatttttctgaattatGGAGAAAGGATGGGGGAATAAATAGGTTGTCACACATTTCTGGGAAATGGAAGGATGTCTTTCACAACCACTTGAACACCTGCTGGTCACCAACATGGGGCAAGCCAGTTTTGTGTAATCCTTGCCTAGTGTAATCAGCCCATTGTAGTGTGATGGTTAAAATGTTAGGTGAGGGCCTAGAAAtacctggattcaaatctcctctcagccctgaagctcagtgggtgaccttgggtcagtcaccccTTCTAAAcctagcctatctcacagggctgttgtgagaataaaatgggtgCATGTAGCTGGCTGTTTTCTTTGTGCTTGCAGCCTAGCATGTGCTGGCTGTTCAGTCTGATGTAGTCAGGTGGTGGTGTAAAGAAAACCCAACTATTTTGCTCTTGCCCTTCAGAATTGCTCACATACTGCTTTCAGGCATATTGATTAGTTTACACAATTGGCTTTGTTTTGTGGCCATTGTTGAACATTCATGCAGACATAATAGACTCCATTGTGTATTCTGTGTAGCAAATATAGTCCTGAGCATTTGACATTCACAGAGAGAATCAGCACTTCTGTCTTCTGAATCGGGTTCTGTATTTGATGACTGGAAAGTGTTATGTTAAAATCTGGATCTTTTTCAAGGTAAAAATGTCCACAGCACCAAGCATTTCAATTGACTGCTTCTTCTCTTATGAGGCATCATGATGGTAAAGGTTACCTGTTAAGTGCCATCTCTCAGAACTCAGTTCTGGAGAGTGAATCAGTACTATGAATGGCCTTTCACCTTGTCTAATTAGTGTTCACCTGGGCACAGGAAATTACAAATGGATGTGACCCGCTGCCACCCCTAAATGGCAACATTTAAGTTCCTGCATTGCGTCTGTGGCCTGGTCTGCATGGCAACTGCCTTCATTTCTGATTAGGCACTGTAGATCACAGCTGAAGAGAAAAGTGTCAGATAATTTCAGGACTACAAGGGCTTGAAGGTCATTTGTCTTACCCATCTTTCATTAAAGCAAGAAGCAGCCATCCCTGCTAGATTCAGGAAGGCTGGTAATGCCAGAAGTGGTTTGAGGGTaaggaataatgttttttgtatattGGCatatgggagggaaggtggcatggtatagcccaatcttgccagatctcagaagataagcaagatcagttcttggatgggagatcaccaaggataATTCTGCTGAGGAAGcagtggcaaacaacctctgcttctcacttgccttgaaagccccttgctgtggttgctagaagtcagctgcaacttcacACACACATTAGTATATCTGTATTGTATTAGTTAAAGCAAGTAACAGCCACAGCGGGAGATTACATGATGTAGCCACTGGCTAGTGTAAGAGAGGAAAGAGGATAATTTGTTGCAAAGTTGCACATGAAAGCCGGGAATCACATTCAGTTAAACACTCTTCAATCCAGTatattgcaacaaataaagaactTTTACTGAAGCAATTTGTAGTAGAAGAAGAAAGGGGCTTTGTTCCTCTATGTGCCTAATAATTCTGTCTTTGATTTCAGTTTCTACTGATTTGCCTGGGACAAACATTAGCATTACTGGCCTGTAGTTTTCTGGTTCCCCTCTGGGTCCTGTTTCAAAAACTGGTGTGATATTTGTTAATCTCCATTCTCCTGGTACaatggctgaatttagtgataggttacatagAGAGGATAGTAAATCAACAATATCACATTTGAATTCCATAAGAACTCTCAGTTgcatgccatcaggacctggagacatCAGTTTTTAATTCCCcaggtctagaacttcatctcttgtCATTTCAATTTAATACTAATACtaataatctttaatttgtatcccacccaccccgctgaagcaggctgaAGGCGACTCACAACACAGACacagttaaaaatacatattataaatcatacatattataaatacatacatattgTAAATCATACTACTATAAAATTAATCGTTTTTGTAATTAAAAAGTTTTTAAGATTAAATTGGTGCTAAAATTTGATGTTATGCATCATACAGTTTTTCCATGGCGACAGTATTTCTTCAACACTAAAATTGATTGCTGTGAAatcattaagaaaaagccagttgaaaaagagcagtcttgcaggccctgtggaactgggcaaggctccgcaaggcccgctcCTCTTCTGGCAgttatcaaatcaaatcaaatcaaattttattcttatatcccgccctcccccatcagaaggcgggctcagggcggctagttccaccagttccaccagtggggagctgaaatcgagaaggccctttctctggtgactttcagtttggcctccttcagcccagggattgtcaatagattttgagaaccagatcgcagtaccctctggggaatatatggggagcaACGGTCCtaaagtagacaggtccttggccatatagggctttaaaggtaataaccagcaccttgtaacaaatttggtacactattggcagccagtgcagttcccgcagccccagctgtatgtgctcccatctagggagtcccaataacagcctggccgctgcattctgcactagctgtagtttccgggttcggcacaggggcagtcccatgtagacggcattacaatagtccaacctcgaggtgaccgttgcattgatcactgttgctaggttgctgcgctccaggaaggggacctaCTGCCTCactcgcctaagatgaaaaaaagtggatttagcagtggcggctacctgggcctccattgacaaggtgggctccagcagcacccccaagctcttgaccttgtgtgccatttgcaatggtgcaccgtcaaatgctggtagggggatttccctgcccagactgccgcaactcaggcaaaggtcctctgtcttcgctggattcaacttcaacctactcaacctgagccaacctgccacagcttgcagctccaggtaggggtgtgcattcggttcggccgaaccgcatagaccaccgaatcacccctgattcagaagtatacagcaTTGTATACTTCcgccaatttgcccgtatcttactttagtgagaggacttttaaaagtgcagtgtccttttacttttcttgatttgggtggcttggatttcttggggttagggtgaaggggttttttttggggggggaggggttggtaaagttcctgtattgttaaaagttaagttttttactgttttaaaaggattctgtgtttgatttgttgctgctgtgttgtgctgctattgttccttttctcttctggttcttggggggggggctgtttggcctaattttcattgtttaaaaggccacttttttaacagttgtgtttgttggccttctgtttggatctattgttgcaggttttgcatcctcctgttctgGTTTTAGAGGGggtaggggtggcacctgtgtgccaagagggggaatcaggtacggcaggagggtgatcgcctggaaccttgccaggtcgatcacccataggcttccattttcagtggtcgagaatcctggggtgctagggttgctcaaatacctggcgccctggtacaaagttcctgctagaaccacccttagcaggaccattgtgccagctgttttcagggtgaccagatctgtggtgaaaaagcatttgtcctgtgctgccagggggactgtgcatttcacctcagatatctggagttcCCAACATACATTCAAGggatatctctccctgactgcgcattggtggcaacccagtgaggtgcagggtgggggtggaagtagcgacaggcagggtcagggccgccaggccgtcTATCGCTGGGctttgctgcacgccgaagcagtcgacacgCTGCACATGACGACACTCttagagccatcctctcatggcagttagagggctgggttggcagcggggacgtcgcctcgggcttcgtggtgactgatggtggctccaacatcaaggcggcggtccagcatcagggcctaaaacgccttccttgtgtggcccaccttctccacctcatggttaaggacgcattgggccagatgaaaagccagaatcgtcggtatctagctgcgacccatgagtactgatgtatagatggtatatgactcccaaaaaatttagcaaagatgaacaacaagatgccagataggtgttggaaatgtaaaaagcacgaaggttctttctaccatatgtggtggacttgtgaaagggctaaaatgttttggcaaatgattcagcaagagatttctaagattttgggatatgaattcaataaagtggcagagacttttctgctgggattacaaatggaaaaatttccaaaagaagacagaactttaatatggtacttggtctcagctgctaggacattgtatgctcagctgtggaagcaagaaaaaataccagagaaatgggattagattacaaaagttatgtcatggagtgaaatggacaaattaacaagaaaattaagagactatgatttggaacttttaaattggagtggaagaaattcagaagatacatagaaaaagagtggaaattaaaaggacattggacaatctttgataatgattaaggttttaaaaataagaatataacttttgggtttttttttaacagttaagggtacctttaatatttgttttctttaagtaaataacactggcgggggtcaagtaacggggggaggggtgggggaaaagtaagatatggggtacaaagttttttcttttcttttaagcttttataagttatAGATACAGTTTtgctgccatatgttactaataaaattgtttattcaaaaaaaagaaaagaaaaagtttcCTGTGTACCAACAAGGACAGGACGTGTCCACGTATTTAGCATTGTTTGAGACAACCTGCCAAAGCTATGGTGTGCCGACAGAGAGCTATGTGCGAATTTTGTGGTCTCATGCTACGGGGAAATTGGCAGAAATCTTGCAGGAGTTATCTCTTAATGAGGCTAAAGACTATGCTAAGTTTAAACAGctggtagtcggctcaaggttgactcagtctccatccttccgaggttggtaaaatgagaccTTGATCTCTCCCTATCTTGCTGGCCTTACATGTGGTACCAGTAGCAGTTCTACAAATGCAGTTCTGCAAATGCTGGCCTTCAATTTTATGGCTAGTAACCTAAATCACCCTCCCCCTCGACCACATGACTACATTTCCCAATGTCATCAGTGCAAATGTGCATCATGACTATTGAGTCCTTCCCAGCACAATCTATTAACCTGTCAAGATAGTGTGTGATGTCTGCAGCCTTTAATCAGGCAAGTAGGTTACCATGTGGTCAAAACACCTGTCACAGAGCCCACTCTCTACACATGATGGCTTATGCTGCTTTTTTGAGGTATGGcaataaaatataatacaaatctttcccccccccctagaaGATTCTGCCTAGATGGTACATCTCTCAGTCTGACTTTCAAATTTGAATTTGAGAAATGTCAATGGGAAAGAATGTTCTTCAACATGTGGCAGGAATGTGGTGTTATGAAAAGATTTTGGTTAATCCTGGTTAGTTTGCTGCATTATATTAATAGGATAGTGTGCAAATTAAGGCCTGCACATATTTTTCTATTTAATATTGGCAACAAAGCTTAaactggcaaaaaagaaaaaaaacagccccaaacAATAGATTGCAGCAGCACATAAATATTCTACCAccctgctaaggttgccaagtccctctgccactcTGGCAGGGGACTTGGTCATTGTGTGCTTTGCAtgtgcagtgtgatgacatcacccggaagtgacatcattgtgctgaggACATCGCACGGGAGTGCCCTAGGACTAGTGCTTAAAGATCTATGGTATCATAACTGATTTCTAGagcatcacaccagaaatgctctaggattcacgttaaaactctatggtaccatagagtttttaccgagAGTCCCAGAGCGTTTCTGCATtatgtccctggtgtgatgacatcacttcctagtgacatcattgtgctggggatggctgacagggctcttcaggGGCGGGGATCCCCCCGGCAGCCTGCTCCTTGCTGGCGGAATGGGACCCTCTCAGGCGCGGGATTTCCTGCCCCCAGCAAGAGCCTGGCAGCCCTACACCCTGCAGATATTTAGTAAGCATTGGATTTTCTTATTGCAGAGAAACATCATGCTTCGAATGAAACTTGATCCCAGACAGCAAACTGCTGATTTGGCTCTCAACAGTGCTGCTTCACAGCCTGTAGAATGCAAAtcaatgggtgcattcacactatactaaataatgaATTTTGCAACTTGATTTTTGCTATTCATACACAGTAAAAATTGAGTTGCAAAACTGAATGCACCCAATATGTGTTGTGCTGAAGTCTGTGTTCTTTGCTTGTCGCTACACATCTCTGATAGTTTGCTTTAACTGATACTTTTGATACTGATTTAGTTAGGGTGAAGATTGTTTTAAATTCTTTCAGCAAGCATTTTTTTCCTCTTCATTAAGCTGTAGTTCTGTGGAAACAGAATGAAGTTCTGATAataacaagataatgcatggtatggagaaagtagagaaagaagtatttttctccatcagtggctattagccacagtgtgtgtgtttatatataaattttttttgccactgtgtgatacagagtgttggactggatgggccattggcctgatctaacatggcttctcttatgttcttatgaagtacaGGCAAACCAGGTGCAAACAGAAAAAGACTGGTCTCAGTGTCTGAAGTCCCAAGATATAGAGGCTCCTTGTTGAAGCTTCTCAGGAATGGGCCCATTCAATGCCTGAAGGAGAGACATCTTGGGGGACCCAATGTGCACTGCCTTGAGTTTCATGCTGGAAGGGAGGCGGGCTATAATTAAAATATGTCTAAAGAAGAAGGGACTGAACAGCAACACCAAGTGGACAAGATATCAGAAATGagtctgtaatgtactggggttggcgcagtaagagaccagagtcggagagtgatttcagcaagctttacttcaggaacacacacacaacacactgagctctgttcatacttcccgctcctttatacaattcttgcccccttctgattggtccttaactatctacatggattggctatttacagggccctaagggcctatcagggtacagtatgagcctggatgtcgattggctacttatgtttcaatccttcccctgattgggcacgcttaggccttctctggaaccctggtgtggagttcaagctctggcttgttcggcttccctccaaaagtaacagttccctccaaaagtaacagttctcccatttgagcctaggacacaacacccctcccccccatagttcca includes these proteins:
- the LOC132589576 gene encoding uncharacterized protein K02A2.6-like, giving the protein GYLEPFDPTNPEGWESYAERVEFYLRANKITDAGAKRDVLMSVCGPATFEIAKGLSAPARLAEKSYDEIIRLLTGHFSPQPSRVARRFLFHKRDQIAGESAADYLAALRKKVAVLIEGNPCQMEVDSGSSISLIAEETLRELCPRQRLQLRPADFILRDFQKNPVQIAGWARVQVERGSFHGPLDILVVKRQLATLLGLAWFKPLGIRVEGVGQTITPRGFGEICKEFPEVFDGSLGSYRGPPISLPLDPTVRPIRLKARRVPFALKPKIEAELDRLTAQGVLEPVDYATWETPIVTPIKPNGEVRICADYKCTINKALQDNPYPVPVVSHVLAALAGARIFGKLDLAQAYQQLPVDNKTAEAQTIVTHRGAFRVKRLQFGVSVAPGIFQSLMDALLKGIPGVQPFFDDVLVAAPDPEEFGNRLREVLRRFQAAGLRVKREKCLLGVPRVEFLGFAVDAAGIHPTEEKTRAIVQAPAPTCKAAAFQAVKDVLVSNAVLHHFDEALPVILACDASPYGVGAVLGHQLPDGREVPVAYYSRTLTSAERNYAQIDKEALAIVAGVRKFHEYLYGRRFTIATDHKPLLGLLAPDRQTPQILSQRVLRWNQFLNSYTYTLVHRAGKAMGHADARGWPEGNMGEEFKPYKARREELAAHKGCILWGSRVVIPPPLQKRVLESLHETHPGIVRMKALARSYVWWPGMDGEIEGWVRGCQTCQESRPEPPSAPVTRWESTRKPWSRLHIDFAGPFQGQTFIIIVDSYTKWLEVIPVGSTSSTAAIRALRRVLCTHGIPDTIVSDNGAAFTSADFQAFLQRYLIRHIRSAPFHPATNGQAE